In Aureibaculum algae, the following are encoded in one genomic region:
- a CDS encoding exopolysaccharide Pel transporter PelG, which produces MQEKENDDKTEVLIASIKEKIGFPVNQFVVQAIIESFGIRNIDVKTDYGKNSIKELGNYIYNQLITESPDTLKNENEKNLLEEEATISISNYTVVKTKLFLKYFPSGLFHLFPVFLQIAAIVIFGYSLWTYLGFNELQSTAVVFGVILGLVLTGGFVQVIGRQASFYWYHDDLTMVKKTIYKIIIDGIKAMLAVFIFIAIINFMVYLYPFQFLLIVFSYALLIGVLLLFLAPMHTIKKRWVVSVAILVGTILAITLKTYTTLNIYLTHWIGIAMAISMMFFYLKFFFRKIEINKDNTIDSGLAIIYKNYSYFIYGTLVYVFVFTDRIIAWSTSAREVPYIVYYEKNYEIGMDIAILVFLLLAGILEYNIAAFTKFLNLLIKSTPFNEYRKFNKRFYNAYWRQVGLLFLCSFIIFFIIYLAIVEPWGYEAYFKEPLSKLSVKVTILGAVGYTFFTWGMLNALYLFTLNQPNSAVKAITIAICVNIVVGILASRIFSYENSTWGMLIGSVIFMLITLKECLNFFKNLDYYYNASH; this is translated from the coding sequence ATGCAGGAAAAAGAAAACGACGATAAAACGGAAGTATTAATAGCTTCAATTAAAGAAAAAATAGGTTTTCCTGTAAATCAATTTGTGGTGCAAGCAATAATAGAATCATTCGGTATTAGAAATATTGATGTAAAAACTGATTATGGTAAAAATTCTATAAAAGAGCTTGGAAATTATATATATAACCAATTAATAACTGAAAGTCCTGATACACTTAAAAATGAAAATGAAAAAAACCTTTTAGAAGAAGAAGCTACCATTAGTATCTCAAATTATACAGTTGTAAAAACGAAACTCTTTTTAAAATACTTTCCTTCCGGATTGTTTCATTTATTTCCTGTTTTTTTACAAATAGCAGCAATTGTTATTTTTGGTTACTCTTTATGGACTTATCTTGGGTTTAACGAATTACAATCTACAGCAGTAGTTTTTGGTGTAATTCTAGGGCTAGTTTTAACAGGTGGTTTTGTTCAAGTAATTGGTCGTCAAGCCTCTTTTTATTGGTATCACGACGATCTTACAATGGTTAAAAAAACCATTTATAAAATAATAATTGATGGTATAAAAGCAATGCTTGCTGTTTTTATTTTCATAGCGATAATAAACTTTATGGTTTATTTATATCCTTTTCAGTTCTTATTAATCGTTTTTTCTTATGCTCTTTTGATAGGTGTATTATTACTCTTTTTGGCTCCGATGCATACTATTAAAAAACGATGGGTTGTATCTGTTGCTATTTTAGTAGGTACCATTTTAGCAATTACTCTGAAAACGTATACGACACTAAACATTTACCTTACACATTGGATAGGGATTGCAATGGCGATATCTATGATGTTTTTTTATTTAAAATTCTTTTTTAGAAAAATTGAAATAAATAAAGATAATACTATTGATTCGGGACTAGCAATTATCTATAAAAACTATAGCTACTTTATTTATGGTACTTTAGTGTATGTATTTGTTTTTACTGACAGAATAATAGCTTGGTCAACCTCGGCAAGAGAAGTGCCCTATATTGTTTACTATGAAAAGAATTATGAAATAGGTATGGATATAGCTATACTTGTATTTTTACTATTAGCAGGTATTTTAGAATATAATATTGCAGCTTTTACAAAATTTTTAAATCTTTTAATAAAATCAACACCATTTAATGAATATCGTAAATTCAACAAAAGATTTTATAATGCTTATTGGAGACAAGTAGGTCTGTTGTTTCTTTGCAGTTTTATTATATTCTTTATAATATACCTAGCAATAGTTGAACCATGGGGATATGAAGCTTATTTTAAAGAACCTTTAAGTAAACTTAGTGTGAAGGTTACTATACTAGGAGCGGTTGGATATACTTTTTTTACTTGGGGAATGTTAAATGCTCTATATTTATTTACGTTAAATCAACCTAACTCTGCTGTAAAAGCAATCACAATAGCCATTTGTGTTAATATTGTTGTTGGCATTCTTGCAAGTAGAATATTTTCTTATGAAAATAGCACGTGGGGAATGTTAATTGGTTCTGTCATATTTATGCTTATTACATTAAAAGAATGTCTTAATTTTTTTAAAAATTTAGATTACTACTACAATGCATCACATTAA
- a CDS encoding endo alpha-1,4 polygalactosaminidase, whose protein sequence is MAQNKPKTLVCYGKIDHNKIKGYNLLVLEESHYTKEEVDILKSNNVKVIAYLSLAEINAHSKYYNYLKDYTLGKNSIWNSFHLDLTSLELKNRLHVIIDEILGKGFDGLFLDNIDNVCNFGPNPNFKEYLIELLKEIRNRNKDIFLIQNSGLEIIDKTYKYVNMVALESVITNYNFETNAYGLREKSETANRLSDLEVLIDKYTLKILLIEYANKSVLYNKTKKLLLKTGYDYFIGNIDLQTIPKF, encoded by the coding sequence ATGGCTCAAAATAAACCAAAAACTCTGGTTTGTTATGGTAAAATTGATCATAATAAAATAAAGGGCTATAATTTATTGGTTTTAGAAGAGTCTCATTATACCAAAGAGGAGGTTGACATACTCAAAAGTAATAACGTAAAAGTAATTGCTTATTTAAGCTTAGCGGAGATTAATGCTCATTCTAAATACTATAATTACCTAAAAGATTATACATTAGGTAAAAATTCTATTTGGAATAGTTTCCATTTAGACCTTACATCATTAGAGCTAAAGAATAGGTTACATGTAATAATAGATGAAATTTTAGGAAAGGGGTTTGATGGTTTATTTTTAGATAATATTGACAACGTTTGTAATTTTGGACCAAATCCTAATTTTAAGGAGTATTTGATAGAACTTTTAAAAGAAATTAGAAATAGAAATAAGGACATTTTTTTAATACAAAATTCAGGTTTAGAAATAATTGATAAAACATATAAGTATGTAAATATGGTAGCTCTTGAATCTGTTATAACTAATTATAATTTTGAAACTAATGCTTATGGATTAAGAGAGAAGTCAGAGACTGCTAATCGCTTATCAGATCTAGAAGTTCTTATTGATAAATATACTTTAAAAATCTTATTAATTGAATATGCAAACAAATCAGTATTGTATAATAAAACGAAAAAATTACTTTTAAAAACGGGTTATGATTACTTTATTGGAAATATAGACCTTCAAACAATTCCTAAATTTTAA